A segment of the Candoia aspera isolate rCanAsp1 chromosome 8, rCanAsp1.hap2, whole genome shotgun sequence genome:
ATTCCTTATAAAAGATAACCGAACAGAAGTCTGGAGCAGCTCAAGACTATTCAGAAGAGCTACTATGAAGGTGGGGCCAATACTGAAGTGGAACATGACCCCTTTTCATTATATAGTATGATTTAGTTATCTGATTGCTAATCTTATCTCCCTCAGGGGTTCCCAATAGATGTGTCTATAGTACTTCAAAAGCAGCAGTTATTGGTCTCACCAAGTCTGTAGCTGCTGACTTCATTGAAAAAGGAATCCGATGCAACTGTGTTTGTCCTGGTATGTAATATTCTGCAgtctctgttttggttttttgccCTTCAGAATTTATGCAAAAGAATTCAAACCAAGCTCAAAGGTGAAGAACTTTACTATCTAAGGGATTATGTGCTTGTGATGTACCAGCTACATTTACTTTACAATACTAAATATTTTTCAGTCAAATATCTAATCAGAAAAAGACCCATCTCTGTTTATGATCAGCATGGtgacatttttaattaaatgtttgcaTATGTTTACAGGCACTGTTGACACTCCTTCTCTGAGGGAAAGAATCCAAGCAAGACCTGATCCAGAACAGGTATATAACCCATTTTATTATAATACACAAGTACACAATGAGGGATCATGTACATAGCAGCGAGTTCTTTAAGACTTGTTTCCCAAATCTTTGGGGGAATTTTTGCTGGAAAAGTTCCTATGCAGAAACACTGTGTTACCATTCAGTGGGACATTTGAAAAGGTGAAAAAAGTGCAATTAGAAAGATAAATAGGACAATTCAAAACTCTTTCCTTAATTATATACCTGATTGTAAGCCACCATGAACCCACATATATTTAGTaacatataaatgcaataaagaaataaacttcaCTTTATACTCTTCCTGGtatttttttctagattttctAATAAGccaaatatatactgtaggttaTTGCTGATGATGAGTTGACAATCAGCCTTTTGGTGGCCACAGAGGAAGAGCTCAGGAGGACTACGGCAAAGCCTCAGCGAAATGTGTGTGTTGCCTTTCCtggtataaagaaaaaaattatttgcttgAGGTGCCACTACATATCTGTACAGTATGTTTGTAATAGTTCTGTCTTCATCTGAGATCAAATTCCCATATTGTGATGGCAGTAGAGATGTCTTCTTCTGTTGTAGGACCTCATGGAGTCCTACTAGACTAACTGTACCATTAGAATGAAGTGGCCGCCTCAGTAAGCTGACTTTGAAGTATCATGAAAAGCTGAGCAAATTATTACTACCATTTCATTCTCAAGAGGCTGCGCTAATGGCGTTTTTTCCCTCAAGTGCCAAAATAAGCTAGATAACTTTTGAAAGCGTTTTTCTCTGTGGAATTTCCTCTCAAAGGATGTATGATTGGCCCTTTTAGTCTCTTGGGATATACAAAACAggcactagagacctgttccatTTCAATTAGTTTTTAATTTATGTGGGTTTTATTGGTTATGCTAACTATTTGCTGCTGTGGTTGGTGATAACATTATTGTATACTTGCTCTTTTTAGATCTTATGGTTCTTATCTGTGCTATATGATGTATATTATTGCATGCTTaagaaaattattcagaaaggcagctggaaaatgtttaaaataaatatatcttgaATTTTGGGGGATGCAACTGCTATTTTGTGTGCTATTTCAGTTAGCAAATTATTGCAGGCTGGAAGTGGATAGTGTTTATTCTTTCAACCAAAGAACAAACGTGCCAAATGCCCCATACAATATTTTACAGTAATTGAACTGTGTTAATTTGCCTTCTAGGTTTTGTAGGTATCCTTCTACCTTTTCTGAGTAATATCTCAGAATCAACATAAAGTTTTGACACACATCAGACCATTTGAAGGGGGTGCTGGAATGCTGATTTGTGGCCTTTGAtgatgaaaaatcagaagcaaccTAACTCTGGGGCTGAATATTTATTGCCAATGGCATTTTTTTTACCTCTAGGCACTAAAAGATTTTCTCGCCAGGCAGAAGATGGGCAGATTGGCTACCGCTGAGGAAATTGCCCACCTCTTTGTATATCTGGCTTCTGATGAAGTAAGTTCCTTGGATCAGCCACATGTTGTTTGAAATAGGACCTTCTTGGTGTTTAAGAAATTGCTGCTAAAATGGGAATGTTAAAAGAACAATACCATTCTGAGATACAAATGTATAAATAATACTTTTATAGATAACTGCAAATACGTGCAGTGGAATCTTAATCTCAAATTATAATTGTTCCACCATTAGTTAAGACCCAGTTTGTTTTAGAGTTTCTTTCTTAAATATTTACTCTCATTCTCCTGTTTTTGGTGGGTCAAGGATAGGGAACCAAGAGTATGGAATCTGAAGCCATCTACTTCCAGGCACTGCTGAGCTAGAGCTTCTGGCAGTCCCAGATGATATGGCCAATTGTGAAGGGTGCTGGGGAATAGGGGTATTTGCAGAGTGTgatcaaaagtcaagatggcagccatgatagtGTGAAGCTCCACCTTGTTTTTATGTTCACtattttgaccacaccttgcaaAGACGCCTTCTGGGAATGTATTTAGAATCCTCAAGAGTCACAAGTTTCCCACTCCTAACTTAATGCcagatttaaaatttaaaagactgTTAATACAATTAGCAGTtgtgtaaatgttttttttttaaactttaatagtAGGCACAAAGTCACCAGTTCAGACTGAGGCCTCTAATAGCATGATGATTGAATGGGTTTTGCCACAGCAATCTTGATCCCCACTGATGTATTGTAGGAGAAGAACAGTCCCATTTAAGAAATGCACATGACTGCATGTCCAGTAATCCCCGCAACATCCGAAAATAGTTCCATATTACTTTTAGAAGATTAAGCAAGTGTGATATGGTCAAGGATGCATCCTGGCATTATATTGATAGGAAAATCATGTGCCGTAAGGAATGTTACAGCCATAGTGAACTTCAGCCCTTATTTCCATGAAGCATAAATCAGGCTCTGTGTGGTAAATGTGCCATTGGAAACATATTTATTGCCACAATGAATACTGTGCAAAATGGTTTATTAAAGAAAGGACATGTGTTCTTCAGTCATATAGGCTTGCCCATTGTGGCAATAGCTTGCTGCTCATTTCAAAATCTGTTGATAAAAGTGTTTATCAAATACTCTAcattctaaggcagtgtttctcaaccttggcaactttaagatgtgtggacatcaactcccagaattccctagctagcatggggaattctgggagctgaagtccacacatcttaaagttgccaaggttgagaaacactattctacaTTCTAAGGTGGTTGTGGCCCTGagtactccaaagcacctttgtgcctttgaatccaaaatgCTGTACAGCCTTAAACATGAGACCCTGATCAATTATGCAACAATCTGCCTAAAACCAGCTTGTTCCTCTGCCACGATGCATTTCGAGTCTAACCAGTCTAACAGCTCTGGGTGCAGATGTTTGTCAGAGGTTATACTGCTTGGGTGGTCTCCattaattttcttaaaaatagGGATAAATATTGCTGGTCCCAGTCATTTGGAATTCTAGTTGAGCTGTCAGTAGACATCAAGATTGGGCTCCACCACTCAGGATTTTTTAGCCCACCCAGGCAGGGTAGAGACCGCTCTTGATGTTTTACCAGTTTTCAGCTGGTTGATCAGTTTACGTACCTTGAGGCCATGCCAGCTGCCATAGTGAGGGCCCCTCTGTTGCCTATCGAAGTGCACTTCCCATATTGCTGCTGAGATATGACACTCTGCCAGTGATGCTTCATTGTTCagacaagccaaaaccaacctCCGTAAGAAGATGGAATCAGCAAATTAATTGCTGCAATGAATCCGTtgatgctttcctttgtgttGCCAACAGTCTTTTATATTGCCTTTTACACTGGATGATCCCCTGATTGGGGGTATGTATTGAGTTTGCCATATAGGCATAAACTCTATTTCTGTACATTTATTTGTGAACATTTGTCCAGTCTGACAAAAAATGCCAGAAGCAATTTGAGAGCAAAGAGGTCTattgttaaaatataaacaaatgcagTAAAAACCCTCAACAATCCTCAAGGTTCTCATGCATTTGAGGGAGCTTTCAAAATTCTTATTCTTAGTATTCTCTATGAGGACTAGTGTAATACACTTGGGCACATCTATTTTCTATGTTGTGTTTATGACTCGTTTCTGGAATTAGTAGCCTAGCAGTTTTTATCACCATCTTGGTAAATTGTGCCAATAATTcttagagagggagagagagagagaatgagagagagagagtttggtgtagtggttgaggctagaaactgggagaccatgagttctagtcccaccttatgcacaaagccaatgggtgaccttgggccagtcactttctctcagccctaggaagcaggcaatggcaaaccgcttctgaaaaaccttgccaagaaaacttcagggactagtccaggcagttccaggagtcaacactgacttgaaggcacacacacacaaaaaccgtTCTTATATCAGGCACTGAATCAAACCTCAGTTTATATCCCAGACCAATTTGGAtttgaaagaaataaatgtattaataggGAAAGAGAGCTAGAAGAAAATGTTATCAGCTGTCAACACAATTTATTTCACTTCCTTTTACATTTCTAAATAGGGCCCTAGGAACTTTTTCCCACAGATGACTTTGTGACAAAGAACAGAATACTGAGACTCAATGAAATTTAACTTCCTCTTTTACTTAAAATAAGCATTTACAGAAACGAGGTAAAAATCATTTCATAATTACAGTACAAGATGGTCAAAGCTTATCTAAATTTCTTTACGAGATTTCAACCTCCAGCTATACAGTAGATCTTAGCTGAATGCCCAGTTCAGTTAAAGATCCAGAAAAACATGAAGAGAAGTGAGTGCAGGGAAGTTTGAGAAAATTGAACTCAAGTCATAGCAACAGGTAATGATGAAATTCCTTGAAACTTGACAGCAAAACCCCCAGACTTTTTATACCCTCAGGATCCATGTTGGTGATGTCATTTTCTTCTGATTGGTCATTTTCCTTAGCTTTGATTGGAGCTTTTCAAGCCACCTGGAATGTTCTGGAATATTCTAGAACATGCTATCATCTCTAACATGTTTTCAACACATGACTATCAGCGGTTATTTTTGTTAGCTTGACACACATTTGACATTTGATCTCTTTATTAGTATATCTTCTCAACACTCTagctcagtatttctcaatctaggcaactttaaaatgtgtggacttcaactcccagaattctccagacagccctgctggctggggaatattgaagtccacacatcttaaagttgctatatttgaaaaacactgctgcagCTCATCTGCAGTTCTCTGATGGAGCTTCTATTCAGCATCCTCATCCTGTTACTGCAACTTTTACTGTACCTAAATTAAGCTTGCTTTCTCTGGCAAGGCTAAACTTCTGTGTGAAGCCTGAACTAATCAACTCTGTATAACTTCTCCGGTATGCTACATGAAAGCAAGTATCTAACAGCATTCCTTAAGCAGGATTACAATGGCCAACTAACCTGCATGTATCAGgggctcgctctctctctcacacacacacacacgtacgcaCGCACGCCTTCTTGCCTTGACTCCAAGATGGCCCACTTACCTTCCCTTCTACAGAAGAGACATTCTCACAGTTTCATCTTGTTGCCAGCCTGCTGCTGAGACAGGGTGAAGCCAAATCAAAGTCATTGGGGAGGAAAATCTTTTCCattggaaaatggaagaaaaccacGTATGTGAACATTCTGTGTCACATGGAAGAGGAACCTGAGGGAGGTCAGCAACCTGCTGGGCTCCAATTGGCCACTGCAGGACAACCTCTCCCATCTGGCCACAGATTTCAGTGCCTCCATGGCTATTTCTGTTTTGGCTGCCAGGGATCAGAACCTCACCTGACaatcagttttctttttaatggttCAAGGGAGTATCAGCCTTGTGAAATTCCTTCCCACAAGTAACCTGCACGCAGTTCAGCACTGATTCCCACCATATCAGCCTTCCCACCTGTAACGTGTAACCACTTGCATTCCTACCTAATCCTTCTCCCATCGGCctgcctctctccccccacccctgccaagCACAGACCCTTGACCTCCcctgccctctccctttccctgcACCTCCCCTACCTCTGCAGATACTGAAAAGCATTATTGCAGCCCTTGACAGCAGCAGCACAGGTAATTACTACCCTTGGAAGAAACTGCTTGGCTGCTGTTAGAGATTCAGAGGCAGTTTTACTCAGATATGTACTTCCTGCATCACAAcctatttatattttagtttctAGGGCCACCCAATTCATCACCCATTCTCATTTGTATGCCTAATATTTTGGAGTAAGGGtggcattcctttttcttttttcttttaatggagaTGAGGAACTAGTAGATGCTTAGTCGGCACAGTGAATGGTGGGGGACGTGGGAACTACAGTTCAGCAACACCTGGAAAGCTaaagtgtgctctacatgggactacccttgaaggctatccagaagctacagctggtccaaaatgcagccgcacgggcgaTTTttggtgcttcaagatcagcataTATAACtcctctgctctgcgagctgcattgggtgccagtttgcttctggtccaattcaaggtgttggttatcacctttaaagccctacatggcatgggaccaggctacctaaGGAACCGTCTCacccgttacatcaacctgtcccacccaatcgtgcagagaaggcatgttacggaccccatccataagataattccatctggcggggtccagcaGATGGGccatctctgcagcagctcccgccctttggaacatccttcccccagaagtgaggatagccccctccctcctggacttcagaaaacagctgaagacctggttttgctgctttgcctggagtggggagaggaagagccattcttggggctggttggttccctagttctgccaggACTGGTTTTatcccttatgggttgaattagattcaccattacttggatttcattacattttatatttattaattattggtattatttatgattttatggaattttaaattgtttttattcccagggtcccccgtgtgggggaaatgggtggtgataaaaatatgataaataaataaaataaataaataaagttgtttgTTGCAAAAATCACCTAAGAAGATGGAaaatattcaattaaaataaaagataatgtaaTCAGAATCTAAGTACTGAATTCTCTTATATTGGAAGCAAAATGGAATAGATCACAGCGTTTTTGCCTAGAAGAAGTAGGAACCATTCATCTGGAAGCACTTTTGAAAGGCACCTTATCTGAGGATATCCAGAATCAGGCCAGTTATGATTACTTGAGTCTTTAAGATTGCAGATCCCAAGATGTTAAAGTAACCAATCCTCTTGAAGCTGGGGTTCACACAGGcaaagtcatggtttgtttaatcacaactgactgggttcatacagcaGTAAAATAGAGTTTAAAACCACCACTGGGGTAAGCTGTGCAACAAATTCAACACTTGTTGCCAAGGTTCACACAACCCAGAGGTAATTTCTTCATAGAGACCTGTTACGTCTTCTAAAGTTGTGCCAAAATAAAAGTAATGGGGACAAGCTATACTTCACCTCCGTGATGGTTTGGTGATGCTACAAAAATGCTATAGTTCATTACTGGGTTCAAAACCAACTACAGTCCCATTATCATTGTGTGGAATAAATCTTATTAGTGTTTCCTACTATTACATGAGAAACAAATTCATTTCtgaagcattttaatatttaacatttatttctgtgattGCTACTTATCTTCTGAATGCcatgtttgtttttactttctaactttgttcttatttttcccccctaaatttCAGTCAGCATACATGACTGGCAATGAATGCATCATTGATGGTGGATGGAGTATGTGACCAGTATCTGCAGACATTCTATCTGCAAATTAAAGTGTTCTTGGTATCCCAGAAGATAAAAAGGACAAACTACGTGCATATGTAACAATTGCATCAAATTcattactataataaaaatccatATGTGTTGCTAAGTATTTTATAAGGGCTAATCCATCATTCCCTAAAAGACTGTTCACACCGTAGATTTATTGCTCATTTGTTAAGCACTTCTTGTGTCCAGCTTAGTCCAGCCAGTTCTTCTTTCATTGGACTGACATATTTACTACTTCACAAAGAAAATAAGTTGGTTTCCCTCAGTTACGTTTGACTTTTAATGACTTGATGGGCATATCCATGCTTTTTTCCAGACAATGATTTGCCACGGTCATGAGCTATCATGTTTTTTTGACTTCCAAGTCTAGCCCATAGCCCTAGTATTCCTTAGGCggtctcccatctaaatactaaccTAGTCATCCAACTCTTAACCAAGCATGACCGtatttagcttctgagatcagtcaAGATCATCCAGATGCTGCCAGCAGTACGACTCTTCTCTCAAGACTGGCAAGATTGAcatcagccttactaggtagaccaggcaggaaatgTGACCggatgagctcattctactttattgtaaagctacattaacagaatcttacaaatcTGAAAGAACAATTCTCCCATGGtctcccaagaaactagggagggtcccttctgagcctcttgccccactcactatccagctgtgggctatactgtctcttatctgactgttccatAGGCGGCGTCTCTTGGCCCAGACAGCctctttcccatataccattacaactCTGCTGGCTGTTTTTACTCTATTGGATTTTATGTTCATGGCCTATATGTCCTCTGAAAGCAAGCATACCAACTTGAAGTCTGAAAAACTTTGGAGTTCATACTTGCTCCCTGTCTATACCATAAGCTGAACTGGCTTATGCTGTTTGTGCCCAGTACCGATGTAGGAAAAttaacagagagaaatgaaaagcaGCCCACATTCTTTTGTAGCAGATTCCCAGCAGTGACCAAGCAGAGGTGAAAGACACTAACCATCTTTACAAGTAATAAGAGGTGAAAGACACTAACCATCTTTACAAGTAATACATAAGCGGTAGTCGTCGTCTATTTTCATCACAGCATTATATTTGCATTAGAAGTTGCTGTAAGAACTCTTATCACCTTGAGAATGGATGTTCACGTGACGCAAAACGGCAACACGACTTGTTTAATTCTGTCTTGGCTGGATGCGTGAACCCAGCTACCGTGGTTTATAAATAACCGTGTACTGTATGGCTAGCGTGTCATGCCAACCCAGTGATCATGGCTAATGCAACAACCCACGCTGTGCGGAACTGTTGAAGAATGCCATGTGGGTATTCTCTGCGTTTTTCCTCCCCGGCCTTTCATCAACTTTTTTCGTCTCTCAACCGCCGAGCAAACGCGTTCCCTCGCGCGCACTGACGTGGTCTAAAATGGTACAGTCCGCCGGGATTCTTCCATTTTTGGTGCTCCGGGTCCTCCGGGCCGAGCGGTGCGTTTTGGAAAAGGGAAGCGCACCTCTTCCCTCCTTTAACCCGGGCGAGGGAAATCTTCCTCCCTCCGCACGGGCAGCCGCGATGGCTCGTACAGCTAATGTTTTCCTCGCCGGCAGAGGCTCTTCCCAGCCGCTCCTCCCTTTGCCGTCAAGAAGGGAGGGGAGCGTTATTAATATCGGCGGAGCGGCCTCGGACCGGGGAACCAGGCAAAGGGTTAGAAGGCAGCCGGCGCCAAGTAGGTGCGCTGCAACCTTCAGCTGCATTTTCCACCCGCCCGGCTTGAACGGCTTGGCAACCGGGACGGCCCGTCTTCTGTTGACAGCAGGCGAAGCTGTTAGCCAGGGGATCAGCCACCGCCGCCGTGGTGATCTCTGGAAGGTTTCCTGATCAGTCGCTCTCCCGGAGCTCGTTGGGCTAGGTACGTTTCGATTTCAGCGCTTTTCCTTCCAGGTTTCTTGCCCACTATCCGGACCGGGCAGATGGAATCACAGTGGTGCATCACTGAACGAGCTTACTGCGGTCCCCGCTCTGCTCCGTCCCTGCCCATGAAATGTAAGCCGACTAGTATCGAGATAGAGATCCGAGGTTGGAGAGCAAGGTGTTGGAGACGTGACCCCGCGTGCCCACTCCTTCCGCCCCGTGAGTGGGAAGACGCCTTTCCCGGTTACCACCGTCCGAGAGTTCAGATGTACTTGTCTTATGCAGGCACCGCACGCCTAGATTGTCGCAACTTGCTAGCTCTTATATATTCCTCGACATAACTGCCCCCCCGTCCAGAAAAATCAGCCCCTCTTCCCCGCTCTGTTGGGCATCATTTATTCGTTGAAAGTTTGTAGGCAGCGACCTGGTTAATATTTCTAATAAACTTTTGCTTCTGTGTCTGCTTCTTGACACAATGAAGTACTCTCCATTTAGAAAAGCCATTTTGGAGTAATTCTAAAAGTATGTTAGGAATAGCACTGATACAGATGCTTGTAGACCGAATGGTGATGATAATCTTCTAGTAAGTACTTTCTAGTCCATTGTAAAGGCCTTAATTAGATGCATGTAATGACAAATTAAAGGAACGTAGATGATCTTTCCACTGTTCCCTAGAAGTGAGTCATGTCCAAGGGAGTTTAATGTTAATGCTTGGTGACCTGGTCAAAGTTCCTTTCTCAAAATGATTTAATTTGGAAGCAAAGTTTGAATTCAGTGGAGCACTAGGCACTAAGCTCCCTTTCTTGCATACTGTAGGTGGGCTGCAGGgggcaggagaggagaggaggtggACACAAGGGTAGGCAAATGGCAAAAAAAGTTGTCATGATGGTATAACACAAACCACACCCAGTGTTGTGATGCAAGTATGGGCAGAGGTTGGGCTGTGGTGTCGTAATaaacattttggcatcatcatagcTAGGAACAATGCCTTCGCTTGGTTTTTCACATTGTGCTGGTCTATGATgtaatttggtttggtttggtttagaaTGTATTATATAAACCCATCCATTGTagttcataaaccatggtttatggcttatcCTTAAATATGTGATGTATTCAATAAAACACAGTTGAGGCAAATCATGGCTTTGTCTGACACGTAAAGCCAGTAATTGTGTTCAACACCATTTATTCTTAAGCACATTGCAGACAGCTTGAAGTGCTAGGTCCCAGATACAATTACAAGACATGATATTCCCGAAGATAATTGATTGGCTGTTGCCCAACAGGTTAATGACTGGGATTACCTTAAGGATAGTACAGTTGTGGCCACATTCCTCAGGGACTGATTTATTTCTATGCAAACTTGTCAACACCTTTGTGACAGAGGCAGATGCCAATGGGAGAGCACATATTCAGTACATATCCATAAAGTTACTATACAGTAACCCACATTACTGGCAAGAGATATCTGCTCCTGATCTTCCTATAGTTATAATGTATCTGTCCACCAAGGAGACTCATTCAGCTCTTCATTATTACTTTGGCATCAGTAGAGTATCTGTAGAGTATCCCAGGGGGTGTTAAAAAACGTTAGGAAGGCAGCTACAACTGTGCAATTAAACAATGTATAGTAAACATATATATTCATATGCAACACATGTAAACACAGTTTTACATGTATTGCATAtcaatatatatgtttatatatattcatatatgcatccatatataaatatatataaacatccAGTAAAAGATAATTTGTTATTAGTTAAAAGCAATATCCATCCGTAATGATGAAGGATTCTGTCTTCTCCAAAGTAGTATTTGCAAAATGGAGACAAAAATGCTCAGATAGATTACTGATCTTCTGCTattgttgcaattttttttttaatctgttcaattgtgtccaattctcggagactgcctggacaagtccctgcagttttcttggcagagtttttcaggtgtggtttgccattgcctgcttgctAGAGCTGAggggaagtgactggcccaaggtcacccagctggctttgtgcctaaagtgggactagaactcacagtctcccagttctagcctgatgccttaaccactacaccaaactggctctgcaatGTTATTTAAGTTGAcataatttttccttttattaaaagcACATTCTAAAACAACATATTTGAAATCCTTAAGTATGTtgaatccccctttttttccttctttggtaTTTGCTTTTTAGCTGCTTTATGACATATAAATGTCCCTGTTTTCATTATGGGACCTTATACCATTCTCTATCTGTATGATATAAATAATATCAGACTTACCATAAGTGGGGCTGATTTGAAGTGATTCCTGTGTCCAAAATTTTCCAAGGCCTGCTGGCT
Coding sequences within it:
- the BDH2 gene encoding dehydrogenase/reductase SDR family member 6 isoform X5; this encodes MDVNVRSMYLMIKTFLPKMLEQKSGNIINMSSVASSIKGVPNRCVYSTSKAAVIGLTKSVAADFIEKGIRCNCVCPGTVDTPSLRERIQARPDPEQALKDFLARQKMGRLATAEEIAHLFVYLASDESAYMTGNECIIDGGWSM